One Arachis hypogaea cultivar Tifrunner chromosome 2, arahy.Tifrunner.gnm2.J5K5, whole genome shotgun sequence genomic window, atattttaaaaagtgttatattatttaaaaattgatcAGATAATATATACATGTATCAATCTCTTTATCACTTAAGTTTTTGAATTGTGATGACAACTCAACAATTGAATcagaagataaacataaaaagcattgcataaaaaaaaacaaaataaaatcggtAAGAGGTAAGAGagaaaatctttaaaaattgAGAAGCATACAATTTGTTCAGTCCTTAACTGTACGAGAATGTAAAATAAATGGTTCCTTGACAATGACTTCTTTAGAAGTTTGTCCTAAAATCTTTGAATCAACCGCACACACTATGAACAAAACATCTTCTAGCTCATCTATCTAACCGACAAGTTCTAGTGTTCCACAAtcaaatatttatctttttttttacattatttttatattattttatgaaaCTACTGCATAGATTAAACTTTCTTTAGCTATAACCATATGTATGCTCTGGCTTCTTCTTCCACAAATTATTCGTAACTTGTATGAAAGACGACTATATAAATGAAATAATAAGCAGCTTAATTCATTACaatttatttatacataaaacGAAAATTCATATGTTGGCTACATGAATAACATATGTTGCATTATATATCACCTCATCAATACTAAAAAGAGTTTCAcattatatatacttatatagtaGCATATAAAAGAGTTCAACGTTCAAATGCATATATAccttaataactaataataattattataacaaATTTGACTACAAATAttattgagaagaagaagaaggtgtaaTCTTGATGACAAGGCCAGGGAAGACATCATCAGGGTCATGGATATGAGGGTTGTTGTCAACGATATAAGGGTCACCGCACTTGTCACTTATCGTGTGAAGTGTCTCCCCTTCTCCGACCACATAGATCTCCTCGCAGGGTCGTCGGAGAGTAATAATAGTGCTGCTATTGTGTTCATCAGTGAAGATAGTTAGCATGATTAGGAGAgtggaagaaagaaggagaagagcaCAGTACCATGAAGCTTCTTCAGCAGTGGCTTTTGACCCATTTCCCTTTCTGGAGTTCAAAGCCATTGTCTTCGTCACAATTTCACAGAAGAGAGAAAGCTAAGATGGTTGGATGGAACTTGTAACTTGGAAGTTAATATTATATAAGCCAAGATataaagaggagaaagagagagaatgggGGGCACGATGCTTGTGAGGCTCAGTTTTGGCGGTTATTCAGGACAATACAGGGGGTTGTGGAACAACAACAAAAGGAGCATCAAGATATGGaaatatatatgaatttttttaatacgGAATAAAatgtgttttttgttttcttttttaagaataattttacGCATTCCTAGCTAGCTAataattagtttaaaaataatttcatttttgacagtaattttgtttaaatataatttttagtgTGTATCTTGATATTAATTATCCatcgaatttttttaattatttgacgTGACTTAAAAGTGTTAAGATTCGATATATGCTTAAAATTTGAAGGTTTGATGTTGTCAAattcttttctttaattatttttacttcttGACCAGAGAGTTATTAGTCCATTGTTCtaacttgttatttaaaaaattttaaactcatATTTTGTTTACATTCACTatattaactttaaattttagtgtGACTCTGCACATTCTAATATCtagttttttggttttttatattatctctagatttttttttttggtgactatattaTCTCTAGATTGAATTATagtcaataaatattttatttttaaatgcaTAAATGATAACTCATTCAAAGTATAAATTAGTTTTATGATGAGTCATGCGATGATGTAGCTAAGTATTGAATAAATTAGGCCTAGTTTTGAAATGGTGAGAGACAAATGAAGTTGATGCTATTTACACTGCTGGGACTGCTGCAGAGCAAGAATAATGAGAGTAGTTCTatttctctgtctctctctctctctaccaaCAGAGGAACCATGTGTATATGTAGGAACCATGTGTATATGtaggtagagagagagagaaataaaaCTTGGTAAtgatgcatttcttgaaaattcaATGGAGGCAGGCTTGGATTATTGGGCTTAAATGATTACTCAAACCATTTACTCATGTCTGCTAATAGAATCTGTATAattaaccaagttgggttggtctagtggttagctcactagtccgcttaagcaagtgtcgggggctCGAATCCcgctttgtgcatgcagcaacccattggccagcggcaaacccttaaatggagctcagtaccgcggcggattagtccttgactgtgggaaacaaaaaaaaaaaagaatctgtATAATTAATGAAAATGTATCATGCTATTAAAATTGAAACGGGAATCTTTTGATTGAATGCTAGAAGTACCAGAATAAATTAAAATCGTGTGAATTTGAGAAGGCTTTACATGcaataatacataaattaaaacttaAGAATAGAGACTCCTCACTTGTGTAAAAAAAAGTGTGGCATTCCCAAGAATCATGACAAAAAGTGGTTCAATTACATTAGGATACACAAATCAAATAAGAGGTTTACAAGACCACAAAGGTGAATGTAAGTGCATCTGTTTGTACAAACTTTCAAATAGTAGTACAAGGTGGAATTAGAGGCATGAAGCTTTTGCTAATGTTGAAAATCAAATGCAGTGGTAGTACTCCCCCTTGCTGCCTTTTAAATCCAGACTACTCTGCAAATGAATAAAATAAGTGCATTTCAATAACATAAACGTGCACATCAATAATTATAATCATTTTAGAATGTGCCTGATTAATAATACCTTTGATCAAGCAGCTAACTCCTATTCTTGgtcatgcaatttacttcttcgGGAGTCGATGTGATTTTCCTTTAATCTTCCGGATCATCTTGCTTTTCAGTGCGTCTATACTCTGCCTTGTGATGGAGTTATGACGATGAGGGTTCAACTGCAACTTGAACTCCAATTCAAGTTTTTGAATGACATCCACGACAGTTGAGGCATACATTGGCAAAATCCCACACCCTTtgataaaaaccaattttttcctttcttctactctcttcccATATTCATCAGATCTATCAACACTGAATCTGAATGACATCTTTTGGTTGCTAGTGCTGTCATCATCATCACACATTTCAATTTCCGTAAGCATGTCTTCATCAGGAAATTGATAAGTCCAAATAAAAACGTGATCTTCAGAGTTCCGTCGTCTTTCAGGAACAAAGTTTGGCCTTATAATTTGAAATGTGTGCTTAACATCATCTCCGAAGTGGCCGTATTCACACCTGATAGTGAGAGTAACCCATTTATTAAAAAAAGGAGGAGGTAAGTTTTGAGAAACAGCACAACAGAAGATGAAACCCAACAAGTGGTAGTAAGGTTGATCAAGTTCAATTGTTATGGACGCTTCTGTTGTCTGACATCCAAACCACTTTGGAACTTTGTACCCTGGATAACAAATACGACCATCCATTCTACGATATTCATAATAATTTATCATCTGATATTGACCTGTTAACCAATACAAAACATTTTTCAATATTGTGAGATGGGCATCTTCCATAATATCATTCAGCGACTCCTCTTCCAATTTCACGCAATTTTCAAATGAGATCTGTCTTCTGTTCAAACTAAATGCTGCCTTCAAACTGAATATTCTTTCCAGTGATGTGCACCCATTAGCAAGAAGCACTTCAATAGATGGTGGAAGCTCCGGTATAGATCGAAGACTACAACAACCACTTACGTCCAGACTCAATAAGCTTGATAGGGTTTTCATATGGTATGGAAGCTCAATTAGCTCTCTGCAATGCCAAAGACAAAGAGACACAAGATATGTAGAGCAATAGAATTCATATGGTAAACTCTTAATTCTCGAAAAAGAGAAATACGAAGTCGTCAGTTTCTCTGATGACACCGAAAATTCCTCCAGGCTTAAGCACAGTCGAACCTCGAGTCTTTTAAGAGATTTCAAATATGTGTTGCCTTTGACACTCTTCAATTTTTCGCAACCATAAAGCTGCAATTCCTCAAGTGTTTGGATGGATAAAATAGATGGATGAAGTTGACATAGATTTTCACAATCCCAAAGGTTTAAGCTTTTAAGCTTCGTTGCTTTACTGAAGTCTGGGAGCTCTACCAACTTTATACATCCACTAAGGTCAAGCTTTGTCAAATTCACAAAATCCTGTAACAATTTAGAGATACATTCATTACATTATGCAAAAATCCTTGAtttccaattaaaagaaaatggaTAAAACAGAAGTTCATATTGGTATTAGTACCTGTGCTCCATCCCAGAGTTTAGAAATTTGACTGTTAGTCATCCTAAGCTCAACAAGTTTTTCTGCACAAAACCTTAATGGTAGAGAATTCAGAGGACAACTATTCCACTCCAAATAGCTGAGTTTTGCCGGAAACGGGTCCAGGGTTGTGGGAACATGGACTTTGGACTGTCTTCGATCCCAAGGATCATAAAACTTAAGAAATCTTAGACGAGGCATATTTTTAAAGGTGTCGGCATTTAAGTGTAAATCTCCAATTTGGGACAAGTCTATCATAATGCCTTCTACTAAACTCTTTTCCTGAAAACCAAAAACGAGTACTAACAAAATGCTATTGTAATAGTTTAATACATGCAAAAACAAAATAGGTGTACCAGTTTCTTACCTCACTATTTTTCAATAAGTTGCAGAAATCTTCAGCTTTATTTATTCGAGTGAGCTTTCCAGAATCTTTATTTGATTCTCGGCGAACGACTTCCCAACCCATTTGTTGTATCAAGTCATGCATTTCTATTGTATCGCCGACAATAGTTATAAGAGCTTTACGCTCAAGAGTGCTTATTCCAATGTCGCCAAAGAAATTACACGAGTCTAGAAACCTTATAACATTATCCATGTATTCTCCTCTGAAAAAGAATGCAATGTCAAGGAATATGTTCTTTTCTGAATCATCTAATCCATCATAACTCAATTTTAAGACATTGTAGATGTCCACATTGGGATGAACCCTGAGTTTTTTCAATGCACTTTCCCATTCTTTTATGCTCCTTGAGTGTAGAAAGGATCCCAATACTTTTAATGCTAATGGATTGCCCTTTGTGTAATTAACTGCCATTTTTAAAAGCTCTCTGTATCCATTTTCAGGACAGCTTTTGTGAAAGGCTTTTAAGCAAAAAAGCTCATGGGAACTGTCAAAGCTCAATCCCAAAACCTTGTATCTTTTATCCACTCCTTTTAGCAAGTAGAATTTGCTCGTCTCTTGTTGTTACAATGACCATACTACCTGCTCCCAGACAGATTGGTTCTTTTGTTAGATAATCTAACTTGTCTAATGCATCCACATCATCAAGCACTATGAGCACCTTTTTCCGACTCAACCTTCTCTTGACATACATAGATCTTGCATGGGCTGATCCCTTCACAAGGAGATGTTCTCCCTCAAGTAGTTCAGAAATAAGTTTCTCATATAAGCTGTGTTCACCACACTTTTGTGATTCTTCTCTTACATTTTGTAGAAAGCAGCAACCTTCATATCGAGAGGCATATCTGTCGAATATTGCTCTAGCAATTGTTGTTTTACCTATGCCTCCCATGCCCCAAATTCCCACAGTTCGAACTTCATCAGACTCCATTGCCATTAAAGGTTGAAGAAATTTAAAATGCTCATCAATTCCGACAAGGTCTTGGGGTGCATTTGAAAAAAGATGCGACAATTTTTCCGAAATATTCTTGACAATATCTTGGATGAGTTCTGATTCATTTCTATcgtatatggaaaagaaaaggagaaagtaTATCATAGTACAAGTAAAAATAGACAAGAATAAGAAGAgggaaaaaaaacaataataacgGAGACgagtaataaaaaagaaaatgagcatgtttaaGCTGGTGATTTTAgtgaatttatattttaatactaaTTATATCAAGCAATTTCGatatttagtaaaatatattaaatttatttttaaatttttttttataaaagtgaatttttttttccaTGTGTAGCTAacttttttaatatctaaagtaactaaatattattatttattgctGTTTCTTTATTCTAATGAAAATCTTTGTCAGTTTGCTTTTCTCAGTTGAAACAGATATGACCAACTTAAGGTGAATGCATAACTCTGTTTATTTGTACAATTTAGTATGAAACTAGATCTATATCCGCGCATGTCAcgaaatttaaatagatatataaaatttaacaatTATGTAATTACAAATTTATAAAGCTATGTGaaaatttatgaaaatatttaattcaaaattgttTATGTAACTTTATTCAATTTAGAATActaagataataataattatgatattaaaatatttttttttttttaccaaagattgAAAGACTCAAATTCGCAAATAAATATGGAAAAACTATATCATTTGAGTTATAGCtcattgatattaaaatatttttattcttatactaatatttttatgtatgtgtaaaataatattttttttttaatcaaaaccaaATTTCGAATACAACTAAACAAAGTTAATGTTAAAAGGTAATTTATTTGATTCCTTTTAAAACGAATCCTAAATTTaaccattttaaaattaaaaaaaagtattctAGTATTAGTAAATTGATACTTCTaatttttaatacaattaaataattttaactcagaaaggatattttaatcttttaaaattattttttttctcaaagataaatattttattgattaataaaataaatagatggtctagaatagttttttttattttaaatattagagaggaatatattttttgttgtatTATAAAAGTGAGAAATTTATCATGAAATTGTGgaagacaattaaaataaattctaaaaatcaaattttgatatcAAAATCTTATGGTTAGGtttgtgtttatgaattttttatttttttaaataaaacatttaaatATCAGATTtgtgtttataaattttttatcattttaaaatcataaatatatattttttatttgtgtaccTACAAAATTTACATCTTAGCCATCATAAAATTTGACCCTCaaatttcttttgaaattttaataCTACGCTCAAATTTGATTATCTGATTTgataattcaatttaaaaaatgattttttatattaaaaaaaaacaccaaacttaccCATAATAATGGATATTACAAGTATACAACAGCATGCTCAtccatttctaaaaaaaaaattagccgaaCAACACAAGAATGTggatttctccaaaataatgaacaataactaaaaaaaaaaaagtgagacgATTGGGAATATTTCAGACACTAGTACACTACTatctaggtttaattattctatcgacttttataattttattaaatttttgattaaatttttatattttttttgattaaGTTTCTATattatatcagattttgtaattaagtttctGTCGTAATAAAAACGttagaattaataaaatattttgataaataaaacgaatataaaaaaagtatagggacctaattaaaaattctgTAAAACTATAGGTAccgacagaataattaaaccatttataaagtcttttaaaattaatcttgaaaaggtattttggttttttaaaatatgattaaGAGGATCTTTTAGTATCTcatgttttaaatttataatacaaataaacaaattaaattttaaaaaggtaattaaatcttttcaaaattaactataaagttattttattttaatctttctaaaatcaaattcaattttttaatacaATTAAACAACTTTAATTCTAGAAGgtattattttagtctttttattattaaagtcAAGTTCCTGATTTCTAATAAAACCAAATAATCTTTATTCATCCTATAGTATTTTAGTATTTTCCAAATTAATCTTAAGAGATTATTTAGTctttagaaaattaattataaaaatattttagtcttttaaaattaattctcgAAAggtattttaatttcttaaaatgAACTCTTTCCGTGTTctaatcattttaaaattaaatttaaatgtcTAATTTTTCATACAATCAAACAATATTAATTAGTCATATATATAAGGATATTTTAGTGTTTATGAAACTTAATCCTAAAaagtgatttaattttttaaattaattatagggatattttaatatttttaaatactcaaatttataattttaaatatatttaaacaaaattaattctaaaaaggtattttagtcttttaaaaatgaaattaaaatttatattttctaataaaattaaataattattttctgtgaatattttaatatttttaaaatcctatttaaattttaattctaatatcATTTAATAATCTTTAACTTAAAAtggtattttagttttttattaataCTAAAAGGTTGTTTTTGTTATAATGTTAAAAACGATACTCTAAATCCTTTGTAACAAttctcaaaataatattttagtcttttataaataatttaaagaatattttaggATAATAAAACTGTGatatatttttagatttaattaatattttgaaattttaataaaattatacaaatataaatattgagatttaaaatataatttattaattattgattaatgatataatattaaattaaattcaaataaaatcaactagaaagaataatttttattcttaattaagAGGGATACGATAAAACTCACCTATGTATATTCCTTCCTAGTTGCTATGATTGCTGCTTGCTAGATAGTAGTAcatatctctctcctctctcttttttaatttaaattttagccAACAATACTTAAAAGAAagaatattatttgtatttttgtgtacacttttttatacattttttatgactcataagaaataaaaaataaaaaaaattgattttttttacctaaaaagatatgatttttctATTAGTCTATTTAAAATaaggatttggattctctaaattttgaatttttactttagaaaataaagtgtgattttCTACTTTTGAAtgatttctctctcatatttactcTTGGCTCCACTTACAAAATAAATggtaagagatcacactttattctctaaagtgaaattcaaactttagaggatctaaatcgtTAAAGTAAACTAATTTGATGTAAGAGCAATGATGAAATCACTATAGgggtaataaatataaaattaaataacaaacaGCAAAAGAGGCTAAATAACAAAAGCATATATTTTTATGGATGAAAAAATTTACCGATATTTCGATGGATAATGAATTCCAGATAAATTTGCCGTCTTCTTGAGAACAGATTTCCAATTCTGCATAATTTCCTCTTCATATCTCTCTTTGTGGACATCAAAAACTTCTCCAAAAGTTCCTTTTTGATATCTTACATGAGAAGGATCAACATTATAAAAAACAGGTATCACAATCCTTTCATACTGTTCCATGCATTCAATAATCTTCACAAGCTCTTCCATACACCATCTTGAAGAAGCATAGTGTTCAGAGAAGATAACCAATGAAATGTATGATTGCTCAATAGCTCGAAGGAGGGTGGATGAAATCTCATCTCCGGGATAAAGCTTTTTATCGTCAACAAAGAAATCAATTTGATTACGGTTCAAGTCTGCTGTCAAATGACTAAGAAAAGAAGTGCGAATGTCTGTTCCTCGAAAACTGACAAAGACATCATGTTTGATTAGAGGAACATTGAAAGCAGATGGACTAGAGAAAAGAGAATATGACATCGAATGTTGTGTGTGTTAGTGTGGTGTGATTAATTCTTAGCTAAAGACTATTAGACTAGGGTTATATAAAGAGGCAAGTGAAGTCAAGTAGTCAACCATAATGATAGCTAGGTGGCTAGGTTCTTCCTGGATGTTTCTTCGTTGATTCCTCTCCCTTGTTAAAAGTCTTTACATATAATGATAGCTTTGCTTTACTTAAGTGGGCTCATCCCCCTTCAATTACGCTGAGTACTAC contains:
- the LOC140177440 gene encoding disease resistance protein Roq1-like, coding for MESDEVRTVGIWGMGGIGKTTIARAIFDRYASRYEGCCFLQNVREESQKCGEHSLYEKLISELLEGEHLLVKGSAHARSMYVKRRLSRKKVLIVLDDVDALDKLDYLTKEPICLGAGSMVIVTTRDEQILLAKRSG
- the LOC112754589 gene encoding uncharacterized protein; this translates as MALNSRKGNGSKATAEEASWYCALLLLSSTLLIMLTIFTDEHNSSTIITLRRPCEEIYVVGEGETLHTISDKCGDPYIVDNNPHIHDPDDVFPGLVIKITPSSSSQ
- the LOC112754566 gene encoding disease resistance protein RML1B, which codes for MAVNYTKGNPLALKVLGSFLHSRSIKEWESALKKLRVHPNVDIYNVLKLSYDGLDDSEKNIFLDIAFFFRGEYMDNVIRFLDSCNFFGDIGISTLERKALITIVGDTIEMHDLIQQMGWEVVRRESNKDSGKLTRINKAEDFCNLLKNSEEKSLVEGIMIDLSQIGDLHLNADTFKNMPRLRFLKFYDPWDRRQSKVHVPTTLDPFPAKLSYLEWNSCPLNSLPLRFCAEKLVELRMTNSQISKLWDGAQDFVNLTKLDLSGCIKLVELPDFSKATKLKSLNLWDCENLCQLHPSILSIQTLEELQLYGCEKLKSVKGNTYLKSLKRLEVRLCLSLEEFSVSSEKLTTSYFSFSRIKSLPYEFYCSTYLVSLCLWHCRELIELPYHMKTLSSLLSLDVSGCCSLRSIPELPPSIEVLLANGCTSLERIFSLKAAFSLNRRQISFENCVKLEEESLNDIMEDAHLTILKNVLYWLTGQYQMINYYEYRRMDGRICYPGYKVPKWFGCQTTEASITIELDQPYYHLLGFIFCCAVSQNLPPPFFNKWVTLTIRCEYGHFGDDVKHTFQIIRPNFVPERRRNSEDHVFIWTYQFPDEDMLTEIEMCDDDDSTSNQKMSFRFSVDRSDEYGKRVEERKKLVFIKGCGILPMYASTVVDVIQKLELEFKLQLNPHRHNSITRQSIDALKSKMIRKIKGKSHRLPKK
- the LOC112754579 gene encoding toll/interleukin-1 receptor-like protein; translated protein: MSYSLFSSPSAFNVPLIKHDVFVSFRGTDIRTSFLSHLTADLNRNQIDFFVDDKKLYPGDEISSTLLRAIEQSYISLVIFSEHYASSRWCMEELVKIIECMEQYERIVIPVFYNVDPSHVRYQKGTFGEVFDVHKERYEEEIMQNWKSVLKKTANLSGIHYPSKYR